One part of the Mesorhizobium sp. M4B.F.Ca.ET.058.02.1.1 genome encodes these proteins:
- the cobT gene encoding cobaltochelatase subunit CobT, which yields MAGPGDNTRNKPKNGSEADSFKRSVTVCMRAIAGDKDLEVGFAKDRPALAGSRARLPELPKKASKADIAITRGLGDSMALKRACHDQRIHNKLAPEGKLARSIYDAVEQARVEAIGSRAMQGVADNIGSMLEDKYAKANLVDVKDKADAPLEEAVALMVREKLTGRAVPRSGERLVDLWRPWVEEKASADLDGLSAKLDDQQAFARIVRDMLVSMEMAEELGDDQESEDTEDSDDNEPQGEEQSEEGGEDDSGSEQSQSDDAEASDDDEQSAETEASDATADDLSDEDDSDAETPGEARRNDNPFTNLPKEIDYKVFTTAFDETVGAEELCEEEELDRLRAFLDKQLANLSGVVGRLANRLQRRLMAQQNRSWDFDLEEGYLDPSRLVRVVIDPMQPLSFKQERDTKFRDTVVSLVLDNSGSMRGRPITVAATCADILARTLERCGVSVEILGFTTRAWKGGQAREKWLKDGKPPNPGRLNDLRHIIYKSADHPWRRARRNLGLMMREGLLKENIDGEALLWAHNRLIGRPEQRKILMMISDGAPVDDSTLSVNPGNYLERHLRAVIELIETRSPVELLAIGIGHDVTRYYRRAVTIVDAEELAGAMTEQLASLFGEESAREMRRGGLRRAG from the coding sequence TGGCGGGTCCGGGCGACAACACGCGCAACAAGCCGAAGAACGGGTCTGAGGCCGACAGCTTCAAGCGCTCGGTGACCGTTTGCATGCGCGCCATTGCCGGCGACAAGGATCTCGAGGTCGGTTTCGCCAAGGACCGGCCGGCGCTCGCCGGCAGCCGCGCCCGGCTGCCCGAGCTGCCGAAGAAGGCCTCGAAGGCCGATATCGCCATCACCCGCGGGCTCGGCGATTCCATGGCGCTGAAGCGCGCCTGCCACGATCAGCGCATCCACAACAAGCTGGCGCCGGAGGGCAAGCTGGCGCGCTCGATCTACGACGCGGTCGAGCAGGCCCGTGTCGAGGCGATCGGCAGCCGCGCCATGCAGGGCGTCGCCGACAATATCGGCTCGATGCTGGAGGACAAATACGCCAAGGCCAATCTCGTCGACGTCAAGGACAAGGCCGACGCGCCGCTCGAGGAGGCGGTGGCGCTGATGGTGCGCGAGAAGCTCACCGGCCGCGCCGTGCCCAGGAGCGGCGAGCGCCTGGTCGATCTGTGGCGCCCTTGGGTCGAGGAGAAGGCCAGCGCCGATCTCGACGGCCTGTCGGCCAAACTCGACGACCAGCAGGCTTTTGCCCGCATCGTGCGCGACATGCTGGTCTCCATGGAGATGGCCGAGGAGCTCGGCGACGACCAGGAGAGCGAAGACACCGAGGACAGTGACGACAACGAGCCGCAGGGCGAGGAGCAGAGCGAGGAGGGCGGCGAGGACGATTCCGGCTCGGAGCAGTCGCAGTCCGACGACGCCGAGGCGTCCGACGACGACGAGCAGTCGGCCGAGACGGAAGCGTCCGACGCCACCGCCGACGACCTCTCCGACGAGGACGATTCCGACGCCGAGACGCCCGGCGAGGCGCGGCGTAACGACAATCCCTTCACCAATTTGCCGAAGGAGATCGACTACAAGGTCTTCACCACGGCTTTCGACGAGACGGTCGGCGCCGAGGAATTGTGCGAGGAAGAGGAGCTCGACCGGCTGCGCGCCTTCCTCGACAAGCAGCTCGCCAATCTTTCCGGCGTCGTCGGCAGATTGGCCAACCGGCTGCAACGCCGGCTGATGGCCCAGCAGAACCGCTCGTGGGATTTCGACCTCGAGGAAGGCTATCTCGATCCGTCGCGACTGGTGCGCGTCGTCATCGATCCGATGCAGCCGCTGTCCTTCAAGCAGGAGCGCGACACGAAATTCCGCGACACGGTGGTGTCGCTGGTGCTCGATAATTCGGGCTCGATGCGCGGCCGGCCGATCACCGTCGCCGCCACCTGCGCCGACATCCTGGCGCGCACGCTGGAGCGCTGCGGCGTCTCGGTCGAGATCCTCGGCTTCACCACCCGCGCCTGGAAGGGCGGGCAGGCGCGCGAGAAATGGCTGAAGGACGGCAAGCCGCCGAACCCCGGCCGGCTCAATGATCTGCGCCACATCATCTACAAATCCGCCGACCACCCATGGCGGCGGGCGCGGCGCAATCTCGGCCTGATGATGCGCGAGGGCCTGCTCAAGGAAAACATCGACGGCGAGGCGCTGCTTTGGGCGCATAACCGGCTGATCGGGCGGCCGGAACAGCGCAAGATCCTGATGATGATCTCCGACGGCGCGCCGGTCGACGATTCCACGCTCTCGGTCAATCCCGGCAACTACCTGGAGAGGCACCTGCGCGCGGTCATCGAGCTGATCGAGACGCGCTCGCCGGTCGAGCTATTGGCCATCGGCATCGGCCATGACGTCACCCGCTACTATCGCCGTGCCGTCACCATCGTCGATGCCGAGGAACTGGCCGGCGCCATGACCGAGCAGCTCGCCTCGCTGTTCGGCGAGGAAAGCGCGCGCGAGATGCGGCGCGGCGGCTTGCGGCGCGCCGGATGA
- a CDS encoding esterase-like activity of phytase family protein encodes MKLMVRGLRRTVLAACALAGMLSPAVAAGLASIEPVEISARPIGQFRIGHDDKQFGPLEFVGGLEMTSPSRDFGALSAFRFLKPGGDFIGVADTGFWFFGTVAHDADKRPSGIQNFRMQQMVDRSGRPIEKKWEVDAEGLAVKDGIATVGFERNQRVAQFRIDPDKMKAPFKELDYLVPARELRQNRGFETVTHANPYGQHEGGLVVVSEKSLDKAGNIFAAIIEGPNKGVFTVKRNGDFDITDGAFLPDGDLLLLERSFSMAGGVKMRLRRIYGESVEKGAVADGPVLLEADMGYQIDNMEGLDVWTRDDGAQMVSLMSDDNHSILQRNLYLEFILHQD; translated from the coding sequence ATGAAGCTCATGGTGCGGGGCTTGCGGCGAACGGTTCTGGCTGCCTGCGCGCTGGCCGGCATGCTGTCGCCGGCCGTCGCCGCCGGTCTGGCTTCCATCGAGCCGGTCGAGATCTCGGCGCGGCCGATAGGCCAGTTCCGCATTGGCCATGACGACAAGCAGTTCGGGCCGCTGGAATTCGTCGGCGGTCTGGAGATGACCTCGCCGTCGCGCGATTTCGGCGCGCTCTCGGCCTTCCGCTTCCTCAAGCCCGGCGGCGACTTCATCGGCGTCGCCGACACCGGCTTCTGGTTTTTCGGCACGGTCGCACACGATGCCGACAAGCGGCCGTCGGGCATCCAGAATTTCCGCATGCAGCAGATGGTCGACCGGTCGGGACGGCCGATCGAAAAGAAATGGGAGGTCGACGCCGAGGGCCTCGCGGTCAAGGACGGCATCGCCACGGTCGGTTTCGAGCGAAACCAGCGCGTCGCCCAGTTCAGGATCGATCCCGACAAGATGAAGGCGCCGTTCAAGGAGCTCGACTATCTCGTGCCGGCCCGGGAGCTGCGCCAGAACCGCGGCTTCGAGACCGTCACCCATGCCAATCCCTACGGCCAGCACGAAGGCGGGCTGGTCGTGGTGTCGGAAAAGAGCCTGGACAAGGCCGGCAACATCTTCGCGGCGATCATCGAGGGCCCGAACAAGGGCGTCTTCACCGTCAAGCGCAATGGCGATTTCGACATCACCGACGGCGCCTTCCTGCCCGATGGCGATCTTCTGCTGCTCGAGCGCAGCTTCTCGATGGCGGGCGGGGTGAAGATGCGGCTGAGGCGCATCTACGGCGAGAGCGTCGAGAAGGGCGCCGTCGCCGACGGGCCGGTGCTGCTGGAGGCCGACATGGGCTACCAGATCGACAATATGGAAGGGCTCGACGTCTGGACCCGCGACGATGGCGCGCAGATGGTGTCGCTGATGTCGGACGACAACCACTCGATCCTGCAGCGCAACCTCTATCTGGAATTCATCCTGCACCAGGATTGA
- a CDS encoding queuosine precursor transporter, whose protein sequence is MNSFSRYLPFVAAMALVVVASNILVQFPMQGEISGLSLADILTWGAFTYPFSFLVTDLANRRYGPTVARRIVFVGFMTAVICSILVPPFLFRHGLIEFETAADRLVRIAAASGAAFLTAQLLDVTVFNRLRRQSWWRAPIVGTLVGSVFDTIIFFGVAFSAAFAFAGPNDAFALEAAPLLGVLPAETMRWVSWALGDLSVKLIIAVVALIPYRLLAARWSQPALAT, encoded by the coding sequence ATGAATTCCTTCTCGCGTTACCTGCCCTTCGTGGCCGCCATGGCGCTCGTCGTCGTGGCCTCCAACATCCTTGTGCAGTTCCCGATGCAGGGTGAGATCAGCGGCCTGTCACTGGCTGACATCTTGACCTGGGGCGCCTTCACCTACCCCTTCTCTTTCCTGGTCACCGACCTCGCCAACCGCCGCTATGGCCCGACGGTGGCGCGCAGGATCGTCTTCGTCGGCTTCATGACGGCCGTGATCTGCTCGATCCTCGTCCCGCCCTTCCTGTTCCGACACGGCCTGATCGAGTTCGAGACCGCCGCCGACCGGCTGGTGCGCATCGCCGCTGCCTCGGGCGCCGCCTTCCTCACCGCGCAGCTGCTCGACGTCACCGTATTCAACCGGCTGCGCCGGCAGAGCTGGTGGCGCGCGCCGATCGTCGGCACGCTGGTCGGCTCCGTGTTCGACACCATCATCTTCTTCGGCGTCGCCTTCTCCGCCGCTTTCGCCTTCGCCGGCCCGAACGATGCCTTCGCACTGGAGGCGGCGCCGCTGCTGGGTGTGCTGCCGGCCGAGACCATGCGCTGGGTGTCCTGGGCGCTCGGCGACCTCTCGGTGAAGCTGATCATCGCCGTAGTGGCGCTGATCCCCTACCGGTTGCTCGCCGCCCGCTGGAGCCAGCCGGCGCTGGCCACCTAA
- the rpmB gene encoding 50S ribosomal protein L28, with translation MSRTCELTAKAVQTGNNVSHANNKTKRRFLPNLVNVTLISEVLNQNVRLRISANALRSVEHRGGLDAFLAKADAKELSQRARLLKKQIAKKLAEQPAA, from the coding sequence ATGTCCCGCACCTGCGAGCTCACTGCCAAGGCAGTCCAGACCGGCAACAATGTGAGCCACGCCAACAACAAGACCAAGCGCCGCTTCCTGCCGAACCTGGTCAATGTGACGCTGATCTCCGAAGTGTTGAACCAGAATGTGCGCCTGCGCATTTCGGCCAACGCGCTGCGTTCGGTCGAGCACCGCGGCGGCCTTGACGCCTTCCTGGCCAAGGCCGACGCCAAGGAGCTGTCGCAGCGCGCCCGTCTGTTGAAGAAGCAGATCGCCAAGAAGCTCGCCGAGCAGCCGGCAGCCTGA
- a CDS encoding DUF3108 domain-containing protein, with translation MLRLPYAFAGLLAVALPTASFAAAAPQSFKGEYTVSFLGLSVARATFSSRYDGDNYAINGTVSAAGLAKLFDDTKGTVSSKGTISGKQMRPAAFRADYTSGKKASVVDIRFANGAVTSTEVIPAPKKRDPKSWVPLGAGDLKSVLDPMAATVIHADSLDQVCGRTVKFYDGEMRANLTLTYASKGSISVRGYKGDTVTCRMGFEPVAGYRKGRKALNFLKDRSRMMVTFAPLGQTGVYAPIRATVGTQIGPLTISAGRFEAIN, from the coding sequence GTGCTTCGTTTGCCATATGCGTTCGCTGGATTGCTCGCCGTGGCCCTGCCGACGGCAAGTTTCGCCGCCGCGGCGCCACAATCCTTCAAGGGTGAATACACGGTGTCGTTCCTCGGCCTTTCGGTGGCCAGGGCGACGTTCTCGAGCCGCTATGACGGCGATAATTACGCGATCAACGGCACCGTCTCAGCGGCAGGCCTCGCCAAGCTGTTCGACGACACAAAGGGCACGGTTTCGTCCAAAGGCACGATTTCAGGCAAGCAGATGCGGCCTGCGGCGTTCCGGGCCGACTACACGTCGGGCAAGAAGGCCTCGGTGGTCGACATCCGCTTCGCCAATGGCGCGGTAACCTCGACCGAGGTCATACCGGCGCCGAAGAAGCGCGATCCCAAGAGCTGGGTGCCGCTTGGCGCGGGCGACCTGAAGTCGGTTCTCGATCCGATGGCGGCGACCGTCATCCACGCCGACAGCCTCGATCAGGTCTGCGGGCGCACGGTCAAGTTCTACGACGGCGAGATGCGCGCCAACCTGACGCTGACCTATGCCTCGAAAGGGTCGATCTCGGTGCGGGGCTACAAGGGCGACACGGTGACCTGCCGGATGGGGTTCGAGCCGGTGGCGGGGTACCGCAAGGGCCGCAAGGCGCTGAATTTCCTCAAGGACCGGAGCCGCATGATGGTGACGTTTGCACCGCTCGGCCAAACCGGCGTATATGCGCCGATCCGCGCAACGGTCGGGACCCAGATCGGCCCGCTGACCATCAGCGCCGGACGGTTCGAAGCCATAAACTAG
- a CDS encoding EamA family transporter: MGRATLIGFSAVAMWSLLALLTDASGQVPPFLLSAITFAIGTCVGLAARLVMPAADRSKKIPPQVWVIGIAGLFGYHFFYFTALRNAPAVEASLIAYLWPLLIVLGSALMPGERLAWNHVVGALLGLAGTVLIVTKGGGLAFDARYAFGYAMAGVCALLWSSYSLLSRRFPSVPTSIVTWFCAATSALSLACHFLLEQTVLPVGIGQWLAVFGLGLMPVGAAFYAWDIGVKRGNIQVLGAASYAAPLLSTLVLIIAGVAEPSLRILAACVLITGGAALAAKSLLLRKAATGEANA; encoded by the coding sequence ATGGGGCGCGCAACACTGATCGGCTTCTCGGCGGTCGCCATGTGGTCGCTGCTGGCGCTGTTGACCGACGCGTCCGGCCAGGTGCCGCCATTCCTGCTGTCGGCCATCACCTTCGCCATCGGCACGTGCGTCGGGCTCGCCGCGCGGCTGGTGATGCCGGCCGCTGACCGGAGCAAAAAGATCCCGCCGCAAGTCTGGGTGATCGGCATTGCCGGCCTATTCGGCTACCATTTCTTCTACTTCACCGCGCTGCGCAACGCGCCGGCGGTGGAGGCGAGCCTGATCGCCTATCTGTGGCCACTGCTGATCGTGCTGGGCTCGGCGCTGATGCCGGGCGAGCGGCTAGCCTGGAACCACGTCGTCGGCGCGCTGCTCGGCCTCGCGGGAACGGTACTCATCGTCACCAAGGGCGGCGGGCTCGCCTTCGACGCGCGCTATGCCTTCGGCTATGCGATGGCCGGCGTCTGCGCCCTCCTGTGGTCGTCCTATTCGCTGTTGTCGCGGCGTTTCCCGTCGGTGCCGACCTCGATCGTCACCTGGTTTTGCGCCGCGACGTCGGCGCTTTCGCTGGCCTGCCACTTCCTGCTCGAGCAGACGGTGCTTCCCGTCGGCATCGGCCAGTGGCTGGCCGTGTTCGGCCTTGGCCTGATGCCGGTGGGGGCCGCCTTCTACGCCTGGGACATCGGCGTCAAGCGCGGCAACATCCAGGTGCTGGGCGCGGCGAGCTACGCCGCGCCGTTGCTGTCGACGCTGGTGCTGATCATTGCCGGCGTCGCCGAGCCGTCGCTGCGCATCCTCGCCGCCTGCGTGCTCATCACCGGCGGCGCGGCACTTGCCGCGAAGTCGCTGTTGCTGCGCAAAGCGGCCACGGGTGAGGCAAACGCATGA
- a CDS encoding lysoplasmalogenase family protein: MMPFPGGIDANANATLVFSLVAAVIYAFTLNMPPSLARSAAKTLAVAVLAVLALMQGGPFLLAAALALSAVGDAFLSRDGERAFLGGLASFLTAHILYVPLFLQSGGGLDVLGSESWRGAIALAMAAFAIVMLAALWRRVGPALRLPIAVYVAAILAMGISALTTSNTLVIGGAILFMASDGLLAAEKFLLAAISPHRAWMRYAVWALYYAAQAAISLGFLLG, from the coding sequence ATGATGCCGTTTCCCGGCGGCATCGACGCCAACGCCAATGCGACGCTGGTGTTCTCGCTGGTGGCGGCGGTGATCTACGCTTTCACGCTCAACATGCCGCCGAGCCTCGCCCGCTCGGCGGCAAAGACGCTTGCCGTCGCCGTGCTGGCGGTGCTCGCCCTCATGCAGGGCGGCCCATTTCTGTTGGCTGCCGCGCTCGCGCTCAGCGCCGTCGGCGATGCCTTCCTGTCACGCGATGGCGAGAGGGCCTTCCTTGGCGGGCTGGCCAGTTTTCTTACGGCGCATATCCTCTACGTTCCGCTGTTCCTGCAAAGCGGCGGCGGGCTGGATGTGCTTGGCTCCGAATCCTGGCGCGGCGCGATCGCGCTCGCCATGGCGGCATTCGCGATCGTCATGCTGGCGGCACTCTGGCGCCGTGTCGGCCCCGCCTTGCGCCTGCCGATCGCCGTCTATGTCGCGGCGATCCTCGCCATGGGGATTTCGGCGCTCACCACCAGCAATACGCTGGTGATCGGCGGCGCCATCCTGTTCATGGCGTCGGATGGGTTGCTCGCCGCCGAAAAATTCCTGCTCGCCGCCATCTCCCCGCACCGCGCCTGGATGCGTTACGCGGTCTGGGCGCTCTACTACGCCGCGCAGGCGGCGATCAGCTTGGGTTTTCTACTCGGCTAA
- a CDS encoding cupin domain-containing protein — protein MTSAAEIIATLGLQPHPEGGWYAETFRDGAGGARGHSTAIYFLLEEGQLSAWHRVRDAAEVWHFHAGAPLALSMHEEGGGVIEQVLGIALAAGERPQIVVPAGWWQSARSLGEWSLVGCTVAPGFDFAAFEMAEPGWQPKQP, from the coding sequence ATGACCAGTGCCGCCGAAATCATCGCCACGCTCGGCTTGCAGCCGCACCCGGAGGGTGGCTGGTATGCCGAGACCTTTCGCGATGGTGCCGGAGGCGCGCGCGGCCATTCGACCGCCATCTACTTCCTTCTGGAAGAGGGCCAACTGTCGGCCTGGCACCGGGTGAGGGACGCGGCCGAGGTCTGGCACTTCCATGCCGGCGCGCCGCTGGCGCTGTCGATGCATGAGGAAGGCGGCGGCGTGATCGAGCAGGTGCTGGGCATCGCCCTTGCCGCCGGCGAGCGGCCGCAGATCGTGGTGCCGGCCGGCTGGTGGCAGTCGGCGCGCAGCCTCGGCGAATGGTCGCTGGTCGGCTGCACCGTGGCGCCGGGCTTCGACTTCGCCGCCTTCGAGATGGCCGAGCCGGGCTGGCAGCCGAAACAGCCTTAG
- the gloB gene encoding hydroxyacylglutathione hydrolase, translated as MPVEIEQFMCRSDNFGVLVRDPTSGQTAIIDAPEEAPILAAIQRTGWTPTLILTTHHHVDHVEANLALKERFKLRIIGPEAEKEKIPGIDETVGEGSVVHLGEERIDVIATPGHTAGHVSYHLPASKVAFTADTLFALGCGRLFECKPPVMYASLKKLAALPADTVVYCGHEYTLSNARFALTVDPTNSALKERAARIEALRADDKPTLPTTIGEELSTNPFLRWHDPAIRKHLGMETAADAEVFAEIRKRKDNF; from the coding sequence ATGCCGGTCGAAATCGAACAGTTCATGTGCCGCAGCGACAATTTCGGCGTGCTGGTGCGTGACCCCACGAGCGGCCAGACCGCCATCATCGACGCACCCGAGGAGGCGCCGATTCTGGCCGCCATCCAGCGCACCGGCTGGACGCCGACGCTGATCCTGACCACTCACCACCATGTCGACCATGTCGAGGCCAATCTGGCGCTGAAGGAACGCTTCAAGCTGCGCATCATCGGGCCGGAAGCGGAAAAGGAGAAAATCCCCGGCATCGACGAGACGGTCGGCGAAGGCTCCGTCGTCCACCTCGGCGAGGAACGGATCGACGTCATCGCCACGCCAGGCCACACCGCCGGCCATGTCTCCTACCATCTGCCGGCCTCGAAAGTCGCCTTCACCGCCGACACGCTGTTTGCGCTGGGCTGCGGCCGGCTGTTCGAGTGCAAGCCGCCGGTGATGTACGCTTCGCTGAAGAAGCTGGCGGCGCTGCCGGCCGACACGGTCGTCTATTGCGGCCATGAATACACGCTGTCCAACGCCCGCTTCGCGCTGACCGTCGACCCGACCAATTCGGCCCTGAAGGAACGCGCCGCCCGGATCGAGGCACTGCGCGCCGACGACAAGCCGACGCTGCCGACGACGATCGGCGAGGAATTGTCGACCAATCCGTTCCTGCGCTGGCACGACCCGGCGATCCGCAAGCATCTCGGCATGGAGACGGCCGCCGACGCCGAGGTGTTCGCCGAGATCCGCAAGCGCAAGGACAATTTCTGA
- a CDS encoding methyltransferase domain-containing protein, which yields MHSDIVDLRSFYSTTLGRLAERSITMALSSIWAAVPNERLVGLGYTLPWLERFGADAERVFAFMPATQGAVVWPTTGPTATALVFDEELPLVDSCIDRVLLVHSLEHVENPRETLNEIWRVLSPAGRVVIVVPNRRGVWARFEHTPFGNGRPFSRGQLTELLREANFTPAAWSDALFFPPSPRRFMMRFHNVLERAGRRFWPIFSGVIVVEAQKRLYQGVPVVQRASRRVFVPVLTPQGATRLGRLAANKVQARVTRS from the coding sequence ATGCATTCCGATATCGTCGACCTCCGTTCCTTCTATTCGACCACGCTGGGGCGCCTGGCCGAGCGCTCGATCACCATGGCGCTGTCGTCGATCTGGGCGGCCGTGCCAAACGAGCGGCTGGTCGGGCTCGGCTACACCTTGCCGTGGCTGGAGCGGTTCGGCGCCGACGCCGAGCGCGTCTTTGCCTTCATGCCGGCGACGCAGGGGGCCGTGGTCTGGCCGACGACGGGGCCGACGGCGACCGCGCTGGTCTTCGACGAGGAATTGCCGCTGGTCGATTCCTGCATCGACCGCGTGCTGCTGGTGCACTCGCTCGAACATGTCGAAAACCCGCGCGAGACGCTGAACGAGATCTGGCGGGTGCTATCGCCTGCCGGTCGCGTCGTCATCGTCGTGCCCAACCGGCGCGGCGTCTGGGCGCGTTTCGAGCACACGCCGTTCGGCAATGGCCGGCCGTTCTCGCGCGGCCAGCTCACGGAATTGCTGCGCGAGGCGAACTTCACGCCGGCGGCGTGGTCGGACGCGCTGTTCTTCCCGCCGTCGCCGCGGCGTTTCATGATGCGGTTCCACAATGTGCTGGAGCGCGCCGGCCGGCGCTTCTGGCCGATCTTTTCCGGCGTCATCGTGGTCGAGGCGCAAAAGCGGCTCTACCAGGGCGTGCCGGTCGTGCAGCGCGCCTCGCGCCGTGTCTTCGTGCCTGTGCTGACGCCGCAAGGCGCCACCAGGCTCGGGCGGCTGGCCGCGAACAAGGTGCAAGCCCGGGTGACGCGTTCGTGA
- a CDS encoding ABC transporter ATP-binding protein/permease translates to MADQADDKAGPAPAAVSVEASSLGDQLATIRQALKSSPVRRQFVWACLGIVAVIVATAIGQVLLNRWNQPFYDALARRDLPGFLHQLMVFAAIAGGLLVLNVGQTWLNQTIRLKLREALTLDLIEEWMRPARAFRLAHAGAIGVNPDQRMQQDAGHLSDLSTDLGVGLLQAFILLASFIGVLWTLSSGFVFHIGGYSLAIPGYMVWAAILYAGIASWLSWLVGRPLIRFNSDRYTREAELRSSMVRVNENIDAIALAHGEADARRQLELDLGTVLGAMRRIYSAQINLSWVTDTYGWITVVAPILVAAPVYFAGDISFGGLMMAVGAFNQVHSSLRWFINNIGGIADWRATLMRVADFRIALGETDVFHDTEKRIIFAENPGGTLTFEKLEVASPDGCTKLAEPHVEIRPGERVMITGDPRAGKTLFFRAIAGLWPWGSGRIGMPTGAAPIFVPRTPYFPLGTLREVLNHTDDITVEDAEIAAVLTEVGLERLASSLDRSARWEHELADDEQRLLAVARLALRRPKWVIIDEAMDTFDGATLRRVLAMLEKRLPDAAILNIGRGQHNNQFFPRSLTIVKDTAGSALKPARVRAGAIEPPPHAARKKK, encoded by the coding sequence ATGGCTGATCAAGCGGATGACAAGGCCGGTCCGGCGCCCGCCGCCGTGTCTGTCGAAGCCAGCAGCCTCGGCGACCAGTTGGCGACGATCCGGCAGGCGCTGAAATCCTCGCCGGTGCGCAGGCAGTTCGTCTGGGCCTGTCTCGGCATCGTCGCCGTCATCGTCGCGACTGCGATCGGCCAAGTGCTGCTCAACCGTTGGAACCAGCCCTTCTACGATGCGCTGGCGCGGCGTGACCTGCCGGGTTTCCTGCACCAACTCATGGTCTTCGCTGCCATCGCCGGCGGGCTTCTGGTGCTCAATGTCGGCCAGACCTGGCTCAATCAGACCATCCGCCTGAAGCTGCGCGAGGCGCTGACGCTCGACCTGATCGAGGAGTGGATGCGGCCGGCGCGCGCCTTCCGGCTGGCGCATGCCGGCGCCATCGGCGTCAATCCGGACCAGCGCATGCAGCAGGACGCCGGCCATCTCTCCGACCTGTCGACCGATCTCGGCGTCGGCCTCCTGCAGGCCTTCATCCTGCTGGCGTCCTTCATCGGTGTGCTGTGGACACTGTCGTCGGGCTTCGTCTTCCACATCGGCGGTTATTCGCTGGCGATCCCTGGCTACATGGTGTGGGCGGCGATCCTCTATGCCGGCATCGCCTCATGGCTGAGCTGGCTGGTCGGACGGCCGCTGATCCGCTTCAACAGCGACCGCTACACGCGCGAGGCCGAACTCAGGTCCTCAATGGTCCGCGTCAACGAGAACATCGATGCCATCGCGCTTGCGCATGGCGAGGCCGACGCCAGGCGGCAACTCGAGCTCGACCTCGGCACGGTGCTCGGCGCCATGCGGCGCATCTACAGCGCCCAGATCAATCTCTCCTGGGTCACCGACACCTATGGCTGGATCACCGTGGTGGCGCCGATCCTGGTTGCCGCGCCGGTCTATTTCGCCGGCGACATCAGCTTCGGCGGCCTGATGATGGCGGTCGGCGCCTTCAACCAGGTCCATTCCTCGCTGCGCTGGTTCATCAACAACATAGGCGGCATCGCCGATTGGCGAGCGACGCTGATGCGCGTCGCCGATTTCCGCATCGCGCTCGGCGAAACCGATGTCTTCCACGACACCGAAAAGCGCATCATTTTTGCCGAAAACCCCGGCGGGACGCTGACCTTCGAGAAGCTTGAGGTCGCCTCGCCTGACGGCTGCACGAAGCTTGCCGAGCCGCATGTCGAGATTCGCCCCGGCGAGCGCGTCATGATCACCGGCGACCCGCGCGCCGGCAAGACGCTGTTCTTCCGCGCCATTGCCGGGCTGTGGCCGTGGGGCAGCGGCCGCATCGGCATGCCGACCGGAGCGGCGCCGATCTTCGTTCCGCGCACCCCCTATTTCCCGCTCGGCACGCTGCGTGAGGTGCTGAACCACACCGACGACATCACGGTCGAGGATGCCGAGATCGCGGCGGTGCTGACGGAAGTCGGCCTCGAACGGCTTGCCTCCTCGCTCGACCGTTCGGCGCGCTGGGAGCACGAACTGGCCGATGACGAGCAGCGCCTGCTTGCCGTCGCCAGGCTCGCGCTCAGGCGGCCAAAATGGGTGATCATCGACGAGGCGATGGACACGTTCGACGGCGCGACGCTGCGACGCGTGCTGGCGATGCTGGAGAAGCGCCTGCCGGATGCCGCCATCCTCAACATCGGCCGCGGCCAGCACAACAACCAGTTCTTTCCGCGCTCGCTGACGATCGTGAAGGATACAGCCGGGTCGGCGCTGAAGCCCGCGCGGGTCAGGGCCGGCGCGATCGAGCCGCCGCCGCACGCTGCGCGCAAGAAGAAGTGA